From a region of the Arachis ipaensis cultivar K30076 chromosome B09, Araip1.1, whole genome shotgun sequence genome:
- the LOC107615181 gene encoding uncharacterized protein LOC107615181 codes for MVDKFSTAICNLGFTCSPRENALFIRKSEHGVDLLLFYFLGLEVLSIDEGIYLSQAKYASDLVARAGIIDSHIESTSLEPNVRFIPIDSTVLDNPTLYRQLVGGLVCLTVTRPDIAYPVHVLMQFLSSPRSIHYAAVLHIIRYIKGTLFHGLHFSAHSSLSLQAYSNVD; via the exons atggttgaCAAGTTCAGCACCGCTATATGTAATCTCGGTTTCACTTGCAGCCCTCGTGAGAATGCTCTCTTTATTCGTAAAAGTGAACATGGAGTTGATCTTCTGCTTTT ttattttcttggtTTAGAGGTCTTATCCATAGATGAGGGtatctatctctctcaagctaagtatgcttcagatcttgTTGCTCGCGCCGGGATTATAGATAGTCACATTGAGTCTACTTcccttgagcctaatgttcgatttatcCCTATAGAtagcactgttttggataatcctactcttTATCGACAGTTAGTTGGAGGTCTTGTCTGCTTGACTGTCACACGACCAGACATAGCCTATCCAGTTCATGTTCTTATGCAGTTCTTGTCATCTCCTCGTAGTATTCACTATGCGGCCGTTCTTCACATTattcgctacatcaaaggcactctgTTTCATGGACTTCATTTTTCTGCCCATTCATCTTTATCCCTTCAGGCGTACTCAAATGTTGATTGA